In Bacteroidales bacterium, the following are encoded in one genomic region:
- a CDS encoding TolC family protein gives MNRFCSVFTTLLLTVSVASGQKSDSLRITLSLRNVVDLAVNQSASVKNVQNTNVNYYWRWKNFKTSFRPQLVLSGNLPNYFHRPDAVTLDDGSIDFVFQSQINANMQLSLNQAIAQTGTYIWAGTDLYRNQDFINHQVKFSGAPYEIGIYQPIFAYNYMKWQRKTEPLVHEEAQKQFNQSIEEISLEATRRFFKYLRIQTNFNLATNNLKNSEDNLKIAQTKQQLGKISENDYARIQLSVLNARKALSNSTMELNNADFELKSYVNLDQNQKIELTIPLDMLLFEIDPEKALLEAKENRKETPLFQRRVIEANSQLVKAKRSTGLSATLSGSVGVSNVAYDYQGIYENPEGGRSLKLSMSIPILDWGRSASTVKLAESQRELVIYDVERDREDFERSIIVQVEQFSLLKDQLATAKEADKVAENGYLIALKRFQSGEISITDLNIALSERESAKRDYIYSIQNYWESYYRLRILTLYDFELKQKIQYLNPMLEKQ, from the coding sequence ATGAACAGGTTTTGCAGTGTTTTCACTACCCTTCTCCTGACCGTTTCAGTTGCTTCAGGCCAGAAAAGTGACTCCTTAAGGATTACACTGAGCCTTCGGAATGTAGTTGACCTGGCCGTCAACCAGTCGGCTTCAGTTAAGAATGTACAGAATACAAACGTAAATTATTACTGGCGCTGGAAAAATTTCAAGACAAGCTTCAGGCCTCAACTTGTTCTCAGCGGCAATCTTCCCAATTATTTCCACAGGCCTGATGCGGTAACGCTCGATGACGGTAGCATTGATTTCGTTTTTCAATCACAGATCAATGCCAACATGCAGTTGTCGCTTAACCAGGCCATAGCCCAGACGGGTACTTACATATGGGCCGGTACCGATTTGTACAGGAACCAGGATTTTATCAACCACCAGGTGAAATTTTCAGGAGCGCCTTATGAAATAGGCATTTACCAGCCGATTTTCGCCTACAATTACATGAAATGGCAGCGTAAAACAGAACCGCTGGTTCATGAAGAAGCACAGAAACAATTTAACCAGTCGATTGAAGAAATATCCCTCGAAGCCACCCGCCGGTTTTTCAAATACCTGCGCATACAAACCAATTTCAACCTGGCCACGAACAATCTTAAAAACAGCGAAGACAATTTAAAGATTGCCCAAACAAAACAACAGCTGGGTAAGATTTCCGAAAACGACTATGCTCGGATCCAACTTTCGGTGCTGAACGCCCGCAAGGCACTCAGCAACTCCACCATGGAACTGAACAACGCGGATTTTGAACTGAAATCCTACGTAAATCTCGACCAGAACCAGAAAATAGAGTTGACAATTCCGCTGGATATGTTGTTGTTCGAGATTGATCCTGAAAAAGCGCTGCTTGAAGCCAAGGAAAACAGGAAGGAGACGCCGTTATTTCAGCGCCGGGTTATTGAGGCCAACAGTCAGCTTGTAAAAGCTAAAAGAAGCACAGGACTGAGTGCAACACTTTCAGGAAGTGTAGGGGTTTCCAACGTTGCCTATGATTACCAGGGAATATATGAAAATCCCGAAGGAGGAAGGTCGCTCAAGCTATCCATGAGCATTCCGATACTCGACTGGGGAAGATCGGCCTCAACCGTTAAGCTTGCCGAATCACAGCGTGAGCTTGTCATTTACGACGTGGAAAGAGACAGGGAAGATTTCGAACGCAGTATTATTGTGCAGGTTGAGCAGTTCAGTTTACTGAAAGATCAGCTGGCCACCGCAAAGGAAGCAGATAAAGTGGCTGAAAACGGGTACCTGATTGCGCTGAAACGGTTTCAAAGCGGTGAGATCAGTATAACCGACCTGAACATTGCCCTTTCTGAAAGAGAATCGGCCAAGCGCGATTACATTTATTCCATCCAGAATTACTGGGAATCTTACTACCGCTTACGCATACTCACCCTCTATGATTTCGAGCTTAAACAGAAGATCCAGTATCTGAATCCGATGCTTGAAAAGCAGTAG
- a CDS encoding 6-bladed beta-propeller produces MRLLPILLTLTILACNPNPHQDNLLTIDLVKNIHNIKDIPLSSIADRIEYIPLKTEGGGLLGEIRGLFELNDTLIIYGYDFCKVYDKYGNYL; encoded by the coding sequence GTGCGTCTCCTACCCATCCTCCTGACCCTGACAATCCTTGCCTGCAATCCAAACCCACACCAGGATAATTTGCTGACAATCGATCTCGTAAAAAACATACATAACATTAAGGATATACCTCTATCCTCAATTGCTGATAGAATTGAATACATTCCTCTGAAAACAGAAGGTGGCGGACTTCTGGGAGAAATACGAGGCCTATTCGAGTTAAACGATACCTTAATCATTTACGGATATGATTTTTGTAAAGTGTATGATAAATACGGAAATTACCTTTAA
- a CDS encoding alpha/beta hydrolase-fold protein: MRSYLLLIFSLCPVLLFPQTQAFITDTLQFNSEILKETRNIIVIKPTNMSGHDPVKVLYMTDGEFSAYRVQKWMEKNGNCLTNLIAVGIVNTDRRRDLLYVKGANNFLEFLASELIPAIEKDYTCKKRILFGHSFGGSFAIYAMLNKPEYFNCYIASSPTPIMDLIQKENYVKMDSEMKSQVDFYLSYGSNDMKQVIKWADILNGNLTGISFTNLNWHFNVFEGADHNTSDIPALFEAAVIARSQINH; this comes from the coding sequence ATGAGATCATATCTCCTTCTGATTTTCAGCCTGTGCCCTGTATTGCTTTTCCCACAGACTCAGGCTTTCATAACGGATACCCTTCAATTCAATTCTGAAATACTGAAAGAAACACGAAACATAATAGTGATCAAACCTACCAATATGTCAGGTCATGATCCGGTGAAAGTTCTTTACATGACAGATGGAGAATTCTCAGCCTATCGGGTTCAGAAATGGATGGAAAAGAACGGTAATTGCCTGACAAACCTGATTGCAGTTGGAATAGTAAACACCGACAGAAGGCGGGATTTGCTGTATGTAAAAGGAGCGAATAATTTTCTTGAATTCCTGGCATCAGAATTGATTCCGGCAATCGAAAAAGATTATACCTGCAAAAAGCGGATTTTATTTGGTCATTCGTTTGGCGGAAGTTTTGCGATATACGCCATGCTGAACAAACCGGAATATTTTAACTGTTACATTGCTTCAAGTCCAACTCCTATAATGGACTTAATACAGAAGGAGAATTATGTAAAGATGGACAGTGAAATGAAAAGTCAGGTTGATTTTTACCTGAGTTACGGATCAAACGACATGAAACAGGTGATTAAGTGGGCAGATATTTTAAATGGCAATTTAACTGGTATTTCATTTACGAATCTGAACTGGCATTTTAATGTATTTGAAGGTGCCGATCACAACACAAGTGATATTCCGGCGCTGTTTGAGGCGGCCGTCATTGCGAGGAGCCAGATCAATCATTGA
- a CDS encoding 6-bladed beta-propeller has product MKAIIIVFAFFGILSCQYEKNTALHTIEIDADKTHELYLSSLFDKQGLIKLETADSSLIDGNYQLIKTRDYLLFYNWQKVILFNCSGDYLRQIGKIGHGPAEYQLINAVTIDTISETIYLSTYSAILRFDYNGKLIKSLPIQRNNVNVDIIYLNFQNESLWALYRETGIRLSDGKFLNYTRLFKYNSDLQIIDSTQIIKNVILSNNLVDKINHSADFSFLKTDTFFYYPIICHEKFLRDTLYKFEKSKLIPILRLDFSKRLALENKLLLNLEATNIEISKIYRTSKYVFANYFYNNNHYYLCHDLENKITYNMINGFIDDLYGTGRVVLRPVDLKNGIFYFFKEGYEIEGKIDNISESSNPVVFLIKFK; this is encoded by the coding sequence ATGAAAGCAATTATTATTGTATTTGCTTTTTTTGGTATCCTTTCGTGTCAGTATGAAAAAAATACTGCGCTTCATACAATAGAAATAGATGCTGATAAAACTCACGAACTTTATCTATCCAGCCTTTTTGATAAACAGGGTTTAATAAAATTAGAAACAGCAGATTCCAGCCTGATTGACGGGAACTACCAACTGATTAAGACAAGAGATTATTTATTGTTTTATAATTGGCAAAAGGTTATCCTTTTTAATTGTTCAGGTGATTATTTAAGGCAAATAGGGAAAATTGGGCATGGTCCGGCAGAATATCAACTTATTAATGCAGTTACAATTGATACAATTTCTGAAACTATTTATTTATCTACGTATTCAGCAATATTGAGGTTTGATTACAATGGAAAACTCATAAAATCTCTTCCAATTCAAAGGAACAATGTGAATGTGGATATAATATATTTGAATTTCCAGAATGAATCTTTGTGGGCTTTATATCGCGAAACAGGTATCCGTTTAAGTGACGGTAAATTCTTAAATTACACCAGATTATTCAAATACAATAGTGATCTTCAAATTATAGACAGCACTCAAATAATAAAAAATGTCATCCTTTCCAATAATCTGGTAGATAAAATAAATCACTCTGCGGATTTTTCGTTTCTTAAAACTGACACTTTCTTTTATTATCCAATTATATGTCATGAGAAATTTCTTAGAGACACATTATACAAATTTGAGAAATCTAAATTAATACCCATTTTAAGGTTAGATTTTTCAAAGCGCCTGGCTTTAGAAAACAAGTTACTTTTAAACCTTGAAGCCACAAATATTGAGATATCAAAAATCTACCGGACCAGTAAATATGTTTTTGCCAATTATTTCTATAATAACAACCACTATTACTTATGTCATGACTTGGAAAATAAAATAACTTATAACATGATCAACGGTTTTATTGATGATCTTTATGGAACAGGCCGAGTAGTGCTAAGACCGGTTGATTTGAAAAACGGAATATTTTACTTTTTTAAGGAAGGTTATGAGATTGAAGGGAAAATTGATAATATAAGTGAAAGCAGTAATCCGGTAGTTTTCTTAATAAAGTTTAAATAA
- a CDS encoding OsmC family protein has translation MTPDKSKEVFAEIALVNDRLHFKGTVDGNEPVSIDYVPPLGDNLGYTSLELLLLSLSSCLGTAVLTFLRKKRKTITGLSIKSHGIRHQEHPTGFKTIELHIELHSPDTSDEELAGVIKMGEDTYCPVFAMVKGNVEIRYTRVIV, from the coding sequence ATGACCCCTGACAAATCAAAGGAAGTTTTTGCAGAAATTGCATTGGTTAATGACCGGTTACATTTCAAAGGTACCGTTGACGGCAATGAACCCGTGTCTATCGATTATGTACCGCCGCTTGGAGATAACCTGGGTTACACTTCTCTTGAATTATTATTGCTTAGTCTTTCATCCTGCCTGGGTACCGCAGTGCTGACTTTCCTGAGAAAGAAAAGAAAAACCATTACGGGATTATCCATAAAATCTCATGGCATACGGCACCAGGAACACCCGACAGGATTTAAAACAATCGAGCTGCACATCGAATTGCATTCACCCGATACGTCAGATGAGGAACTGGCCGGTGTGATTAAAATGGGGGAGGATACGTATTGCCCGGTGTTTGCTATGGTTAAGGGGAATGTGGAAATTAGGTATACGAGGGTAATTGTGTGA
- a CDS encoding 6-bladed beta-propeller — MINTEITFNDIGRKGNGPGEYASVGLVSVDPENKWIFLSPNKNIQVYGTNGRYIKSFSIPDVADYDATAIFGNVYCSIINIRTGKEKVRLYYFDDRGILIDSTSNRISYIKREHFYSGAERGKLVPAKSHFLFKDGVNDTIYLIDSTLNSIPYFRIDLGDYKMPYKTFDNTLQEYSKASLKYITLFDVMESDSFLFLNFNFNNHYPFNYGKESLVKVFGKIMILHDQNVAALYNKQKCTLTLLNGENGFGFINDIDGGMPFWPSYIELISGEMYSWVNAFDFYDYMKSLETAKDTIRDKEAHARLNTLMENFDAAGNPIIIKISAIRY; from the coding sequence ATGATAAATACGGAAATTACCTTTAATGATATAGGAAGAAAAGGGAATGGTCCGGGAGAATATGCATCGGTCGGACTTGTTTCAGTTGATCCTGAGAACAAGTGGATCTTTTTATCACCAAATAAAAATATCCAGGTTTATGGAACAAATGGTAGGTACATAAAATCATTTTCTATCCCGGATGTTGCAGATTATGATGCCACAGCGATATTTGGAAATGTGTATTGCTCAATTATAAATATCCGGACAGGAAAGGAAAAAGTAAGGCTGTATTACTTTGATGACAGGGGTATTTTAATAGATAGTACATCAAACAGGATTTCATATATAAAGCGGGAACATTTCTATTCCGGGGCAGAAAGAGGAAAATTAGTACCGGCAAAAAGTCATTTTCTTTTCAAGGACGGTGTAAATGATACAATTTATCTCATTGACAGTACGCTGAATTCGATACCCTATTTCAGAATAGACCTTGGTGATTATAAAATGCCATATAAAACCTTTGACAATACATTGCAGGAATATTCAAAAGCCAGCTTAAAATATATTACCCTGTTTGATGTAATGGAATCAGATTCTTTTCTTTTTCTGAATTTCAATTTTAACAATCATTATCCTTTTAATTATGGTAAAGAATCATTAGTGAAAGTGTTTGGTAAAATAATGATTTTGCATGATCAAAATGTTGCAGCCTTATATAATAAGCAAAAATGCACATTGACGCTCTTAAACGGCGAGAACGGTTTCGGCTTTATAAATGACATTGACGGCGGAATGCCCTTTTGGCCTTCATATATAGAACTAATTTCAGGCGAAATGTATTCCTGGGTAAATGCATTTGATTTTTATGATTATATGAAGAGTCTTGAAACGGCAAAAGACACTATACGTGACAAAGAGGCTCATGCCCGATTAAATACATTAATGGAGAATTTTGACGCAGCTGGTAATCCTATTATTATAAAAATTTCTGCAATAAGATATTAG
- a CDS encoding DUF2961 domain-containing protein encodes MMTYKVSNLNYISIYSNTTIMKNIAVVFILTLILSACKTNSVSNQTDVRDLSWFLERLINTDHMPELEDSHTAMASTWDTTGSNNDGYYYKGLKDTVYVILDKDGPGCIHRIFTGRSYLEIQGTRLQLFVDGSSEPVFDVPVSDLFDPARSPFPYPLASNKTYPGILFPFPYEKHIKVQLYNPLAENWGNYWQVTYTTYAENTPVKSIHYPFTDAENRLIKKVCDAWLYAERNAPTPPANWTIDRKLTIKAGSEDSINLEGCGIVKQFVINGSPNIPESWRNTRFIVYWDGTGHKSIDVPLGYFFGNADYASLFQYHSLVTGITPDGAYSLFPMPFANGGKMVFRNENKTDVELTIKLDIEKKDSLASNFGRFHATFSEVKPYGNGYDSLPRFGKSVKPFFITLDKNSGPGKYVGTQLHVAWPVKIQWWGEGDWLIWTDEEGFPPSYHGTGTEEYFNSGWCFFDRKAISGFVKMQPGNVDVYSYHFNDAFQFQHHIRTSVEIWWWQPEIIKSIWGATAFWYANPPQDAGSMQGLVGPRLIHKGNVKGETGVWEDEGVRSKE; translated from the coding sequence ATGATGACATATAAAGTAAGTAATTTGAATTATATTTCGATATACTCCAATACCACTATCATGAAAAACATTGCTGTTGTTTTTATCCTTACATTGATTCTTTCAGCCTGCAAAACAAATAGCGTTTCAAACCAAACGGATGTCCGTGATCTTTCCTGGTTCCTTGAAAGGCTGATCAACACTGATCATATGCCGGAACTTGAGGATTCCCACACTGCCATGGCTTCCACCTGGGATACGACCGGTTCAAATAACGACGGATACTATTACAAAGGGTTAAAAGATACGGTTTATGTGATTCTTGATAAAGACGGCCCGGGATGCATTCACCGTATTTTTACAGGCCGTTCATACCTTGAAATCCAGGGAACCCGGTTACAGCTGTTTGTGGATGGATCATCCGAACCGGTCTTCGATGTGCCTGTGAGCGACCTGTTCGACCCGGCAAGAAGTCCATTCCCTTACCCTCTGGCCTCCAACAAAACGTATCCCGGTATTTTATTCCCCTTTCCCTATGAGAAACACATCAAAGTTCAGCTTTATAATCCGCTCGCTGAAAACTGGGGCAATTACTGGCAGGTTACCTATACCACCTATGCAGAAAACACTCCGGTAAAAAGCATCCACTATCCTTTTACAGACGCGGAAAACAGGCTGATTAAAAAAGTATGCGATGCATGGCTTTATGCCGAACGCAATGCGCCGACACCTCCTGCAAACTGGACCATTGACCGGAAGCTGACTATTAAGGCCGGTTCTGAAGACAGCATCAACCTCGAAGGATGCGGAATCGTGAAGCAGTTCGTCATCAATGGCAGTCCCAATATCCCCGAATCATGGCGAAACACCCGGTTTATTGTGTATTGGGATGGAACCGGCCATAAAAGCATTGATGTCCCCCTCGGCTATTTCTTCGGAAATGCTGATTATGCCTCCCTGTTTCAGTATCATTCACTTGTAACCGGAATAACACCCGACGGAGCCTATTCCCTGTTTCCCATGCCTTTTGCAAACGGCGGCAAGATGGTATTCCGCAATGAAAACAAAACCGATGTCGAACTCACTATAAAGCTGGATATCGAAAAGAAAGATTCGCTTGCTTCCAATTTCGGCCGGTTTCATGCCACGTTCAGTGAAGTAAAGCCATACGGTAACGGCTATGACAGTCTGCCCCGGTTTGGCAAAAGTGTCAAACCTTTTTTCATTACACTGGATAAAAATTCGGGTCCCGGAAAATATGTCGGCACCCAGCTGCATGTGGCATGGCCTGTAAAGATTCAATGGTGGGGTGAGGGCGACTGGCTGATATGGACGGATGAAGAAGGATTTCCGCCTTCATACCACGGAACCGGAACGGAGGAGTATTTCAATTCGGGCTGGTGTTTCTTCGACAGGAAGGCTATTTCAGGATTTGTTAAAATGCAGCCCGGCAACGTGGACGTATATTCTTACCATTTCAACGATGCCTTCCAGTTTCAGCATCACATCCGCACATCGGTTGAAATATGGTGGTGGCAGCCGGAAATTATCAAAAGCATCTGGGGTGCCACGGCGTTCTGGTATGCCAATCCACCACAGGATGCAGGATCCATGCAGGGACTTGTTGGTCCGAGGCTTATCCATAAAGGAAATGTGAAGGGGGAAACGGGTGTGTGGGAAGACGAAGGAGTAAGGAGTAAGGAGTAA
- a CDS encoding helix-turn-helix transcriptional regulator translates to MTTVLTNRIKEFRTNHNITQEELAVQVKVTRKTINTIENGRFVPSVILAIKVAKYFGVPVEEVFLVSEEFV, encoded by the coding sequence ATGACGACGGTATTGACCAATAGGATCAAAGAGTTCCGGACAAACCACAATATAACCCAGGAAGAACTTGCGGTGCAGGTGAAAGTCACGCGGAAAACCATCAATACAATCGAAAACGGAAGGTTTGTGCCGTCGGTTATTCTGGCCATAAAGGTGGCGAAGTATTTTGGTGTTCCGGTGGAGGAAGTGTTTTTGGTATCGGAAGAATTTGTTTGA
- a CDS encoding YhcH/YjgK/YiaL family protein: MSDEKITPAIATKWLNKKEWAGGLEISVHKSVDALEFYHQYARNRKAWDKAFAWLKDTDLETIAPGKYKIDGDNVYASVAEAPTKNPDDAKWEAHKKYADIQYVISGVEEMGIAPISRAVAIEPFNESTDLGFYEIPEADCRYYTADSEAFFIFFPQDAHRPCIRVSGYDVNKKVVIKVLV, encoded by the coding sequence ATGTCAGATGAAAAAATTACACCGGCTATCGCCACAAAATGGTTGAATAAAAAGGAATGGGCAGGAGGACTTGAAATATCGGTTCATAAATCGGTGGATGCCCTTGAGTTTTATCATCAGTATGCCAGGAACAGGAAAGCGTGGGATAAGGCTTTTGCATGGCTGAAAGACACTGATCTGGAAACCATTGCTCCCGGAAAGTACAAAATAGATGGAGATAACGTTTATGCTTCAGTGGCTGAAGCGCCAACGAAAAATCCTGATGATGCCAAATGGGAAGCGCATAAAAAATATGCCGATATCCAGTATGTAATCTCCGGAGTGGAAGAAATGGGCATTGCACCTATTTCAAGAGCTGTAGCCATCGAACCGTTTAATGAATCAACCGACCTGGGATTCTATGAAATTCCGGAAGCCGACTGCAGGTATTACACGGCTGATTCGGAAGCCTTTTTTATTTTCTTTCCGCAGGATGCGCACAGGCCATGTATCCGTGTTAGCGGTTATGATGTGAATAAGAAGGTTGTAATTAAAGTATTGGTTTGA
- a CDS encoding 6-bladed beta-propeller, protein MTVLTGWSCSGTEKHFLLNIDANENRISGPAKLSSIFTYRNLIKLDTSYHLGNIVKIIKRDRNFYVLSNYKSVFFFDQSGKATGRIDNVGNGPEEYNQILDFDVHGYTVYILSYKKIFTYNLKGEYTGQYDLSFIANQFICTNNGILYKTSGKNTVLTFAGYKGNIISEFLKPDLTNRLCRNVQFTKISNEIVVYQMAYTNDIVILNSENGHFENKKLTNIPGSLGYGKYESLLRIFGDAADNHYGNSVCFDGITSYKEHIAFPYLSKEKIYLCNYDLATSICKTFPAGAGSKIVNDITFTDLNFLQTFSLTVSDDCLLVYIYPYKIEEKIGEFLRDYPQYDTSAYFNFIKSMADSSSDDDNPILVELKI, encoded by the coding sequence ATGACTGTGTTAACCGGATGGTCATGCTCCGGTACTGAAAAGCATTTTCTATTAAATATCGATGCAAACGAAAATAGAATTAGCGGACCTGCAAAACTCAGTTCAATTTTTACTTATCGAAACCTGATTAAGCTTGATACCAGCTATCATTTGGGGAATATTGTGAAAATAATTAAGAGAGATCGAAATTTTTATGTTTTAAGTAATTACAAATCAGTTTTTTTCTTCGATCAATCTGGCAAAGCAACAGGCAGAATTGATAATGTGGGTAACGGACCTGAAGAGTATAATCAAATCCTGGATTTTGATGTTCATGGATATACTGTTTACATTTTATCCTATAAGAAAATATTTACTTATAATCTAAAGGGTGAATATACAGGGCAGTATGATCTGAGTTTTATTGCAAATCAATTTATTTGTACAAACAATGGAATACTTTATAAAACATCAGGTAAAAATACTGTACTTACATTCGCCGGTTACAAAGGAAATATTATCAGTGAATTTTTAAAACCGGATTTGACAAACCGTCTCTGCAGGAATGTGCAGTTTACTAAGATATCAAATGAAATAGTTGTCTATCAAATGGCATATACTAATGATATTGTAATTCTGAATAGTGAAAACGGTCATTTTGAAAACAAGAAACTAACAAATATCCCGGGCTCATTAGGGTATGGTAAATATGAATCCCTGCTTAGGATATTCGGCGATGCAGCCGATAATCATTACGGCAATAGTGTTTGTTTTGACGGCATAACATCATATAAAGAACATATAGCTTTTCCCTATTTAAGCAAGGAAAAGATTTACTTATGTAATTATGATCTGGCCACGAGCATTTGCAAAACATTTCCGGCAGGTGCAGGAAGCAAAATTGTAAATGACATAACCTTTACAGATCTTAATTTCCTTCAAACCTTCTCCCTTACAGTTAGCGATGATTGCTTGCTTGTTTATATTTACCCTTATAAAATAGAAGAAAAGATCGGAGAATTTTTGAGGGATTATCCCCAATATGATACATCTGCTTATTTCAACTTTATAAAATCAATGGCTGATTCTTCATCTGATGATGACAATCCCATTTTGGTTGAATTAAAAATATGA
- a CDS encoding BF3164 family lipoprotein: MNLKIITLLTLCFMSCTKTDQTKTLTITSFPKAIELKGSVVYTSCRLLNPTRLCIWDDKLILYDHTNDFLFKAFRLPGLEYLDSYGTIGNGPDEFQNIDENYLVTTGRYLEVTDRGKLKRLTFQNDKLSIGQEITLPVLESPLNRLQRLNDTLYMIDNLPTDASCEHNLISMNSNRINKKFGQYPEDGLVFNSNVEKFQAYRKYDVSKPGGEKIAVFYNYFNKFKIYDVPGELFRTITLNDIARNEYDTGRPEENPV; encoded by the coding sequence ATGAACTTAAAAATCATTACACTGCTGACGCTCTGTTTCATGAGCTGCACTAAAACAGATCAAACAAAAACATTAACAATAACCTCCTTCCCAAAAGCAATAGAATTAAAAGGTTCTGTAGTTTACACTTCCTGCCGGTTATTAAATCCAACCCGTCTTTGTATTTGGGATGATAAATTAATACTATATGACCACACCAATGATTTTCTGTTTAAAGCATTCCGTTTACCTGGTCTTGAATACCTTGACAGTTATGGAACAATAGGAAATGGCCCGGATGAGTTTCAGAATATAGATGAGAATTACCTGGTCACTACAGGTCGGTATTTGGAAGTGACTGACAGGGGAAAACTGAAAAGGTTGACGTTTCAGAACGATAAATTAAGCATCGGGCAGGAAATAACCCTGCCGGTTCTGGAATCGCCCCTTAACAGGTTACAGAGGCTTAATGATACCCTTTATATGATTGATAATTTACCCACGGATGCCTCCTGCGAACACAACCTGATCAGTATGAATTCAAACAGGATAAACAAAAAATTCGGGCAATACCCGGAGGATGGTTTGGTTTTCAATAGTAATGTCGAAAAATTCCAGGCATACAGAAAATACGATGTATCAAAACCAGGTGGTGAAAAAATAGCTGTTTTTTATAATTACTTCAATAAATTTAAAATATACGACGTCCCAGGAGAATTGTTCAGAACAATTACTTTAAACGATATCGCCAGAAATGAATATGACACAGGCAGGCCCGAAGAAAACCCGGTATAA
- a CDS encoding NlpC/P60 family protein: protein MKTKILLAFSLILLLCNTCSKDDKPSLEELIAIEALDEDQAAFWDNQPSVNLTTSEVILPNGLSLDDYLLQMAPDFYYDWNKKSTEATNELGPQDSKNLLIAKLSQIAIYLTTRSNFVYTGSNESQPDQNGLAYSFGSRDHTVRKKPPFGDCTYEIYGLDCSGMIYQLFLQSGVTSGLYSSAEIQRQPATLQKAIKTAFPELKKIKVEDLGKIETSKVESGDIIYWLDSKGVAFHIGMILKNSTGNLLVAQSNGRASVDCEDNYGPNRGPRFVNVNSAVLPPKTGFGSDYRIVRINAEISGKWDLVIRCQNASYDFLTVNLEFPTKNSNNFQLSKTAVYPGDGVSYDLDFSFTYDNVTNILTCMFSTNASVYPDFYRFDSFSVKLERDDTGYFAATLGDHYNSGCAYDVRLINKEVSSVKSALLSGMRLN from the coding sequence ATGAAAACCAAAATTTTATTGGCCTTTTCATTAATCCTTCTTTTATGTAATACTTGTAGTAAAGATGATAAACCTTCCCTGGAAGAACTTATAGCCATTGAAGCTCTGGATGAGGACCAGGCTGCATTCTGGGACAATCAGCCAAGTGTCAATCTTACCACTTCAGAGGTTATTCTGCCAAACGGATTAAGCCTGGACGATTACCTGCTACAAATGGCCCCGGATTTTTATTATGACTGGAATAAGAAAAGCACGGAAGCTACCAACGAACTCGGTCCACAGGACAGCAAAAACCTGCTCATAGCCAAATTAAGCCAGATTGCCATTTATCTTACCACCCGCAGTAATTTTGTTTATACCGGCAGTAATGAGTCTCAGCCTGATCAGAACGGACTTGCCTATTCTTTTGGATCGAGAGATCACACCGTCCGGAAAAAACCACCTTTTGGTGATTGTACATATGAAATATATGGCCTCGATTGTTCAGGTATGATTTACCAGCTGTTCCTGCAGTCAGGTGTAACCAGTGGCCTCTATTCGTCAGCTGAAATACAAAGACAGCCAGCCACATTGCAAAAGGCAATCAAAACAGCCTTTCCTGAATTAAAAAAGATTAAAGTAGAAGATCTTGGGAAAATTGAAACATCAAAAGTTGAAAGTGGTGATATCATTTACTGGCTCGATAGCAAGGGGGTGGCTTTTCATATAGGCATGATCCTCAAAAACAGTACGGGAAATTTATTGGTGGCGCAGTCTAACGGCCGTGCCTCTGTGGATTGTGAAGATAATTACGGCCCTAACAGGGGACCAAGGTTTGTAAATGTAAATTCAGCTGTTTTACCTCCGAAAACCGGCTTTGGCAGTGATTACAGAATTGTAAGGATTAATGCAGAGATCTCAGGCAAATGGGATCTGGTTATACGCTGTCAGAATGCCTCCTATGATTTCCTGACTGTAAATCTTGAATTTCCCACAAAAAACTCAAACAACTTTCAATTGAGCAAAACAGCAGTGTATCCGGGTGATGGTGTATCCTATGATCTGGACTTTTCTTTTACTTATGATAATGTTACCAATATATTAACCTGTATGTTCTCAACGAATGCTTCCGTTTATCCTGATTTTTACAGGTTTGACAGTTTTTCGGTTAAACTTGAAAGAGATGATACCGGGTATTTTGCTGCGACACTGGGTGATCATTATAATAGTGGTTGTGCTTATGATGTAAGACTCATCAATAAGGAAGTAAGTTCCGTAAAAAGTGCTTTGCTTTCCGGGATGCGTTTAAATTAA